The following proteins come from a genomic window of Winogradskyella sp. PC-19:
- a CDS encoding methyltransferase domain-containing protein encodes MAIFIDTTHRSNKTEIMDDFSMKGELLRDTLDKLGNINKWLGGNRVTLSGIKRLLKEKPKDKIYNIIDLGCGHGDILRLIADFGRKEGYKFKLIGIDANQDAIDYATELSIDYPELVFENKDIFSEDFQKMDYDIALATLFLHHFKTDELEVLLKQLASKAKLGLVINDLHRSEVAYGLFKLLSLVISNQMIIDDGLTSILRAFKRKDLENLNQKLNLKSEIRWKWAFRYQWLIKK; translated from the coding sequence TTGACACCACACATCGAAGCAATAAGACCGAAATCATGGATGATTTTTCTATGAAAGGCGAGTTGCTTCGTGATACTCTAGATAAACTTGGAAACATTAACAAGTGGCTTGGTGGAAATCGAGTGACTTTAAGTGGTATAAAAAGACTTTTAAAAGAAAAGCCTAAAGACAAAATTTATAATATTATTGACTTAGGATGTGGTCACGGCGACATACTTAGATTAATTGCAGATTTTGGTCGTAAGGAAGGTTATAAATTTAAGCTTATTGGTATTGACGCCAATCAAGATGCGATAGATTATGCGACTGAGCTATCGATAGATTATCCGGAGTTGGTATTCGAAAATAAGGACATTTTTTCTGAAGATTTTCAGAAAATGGATTATGATATTGCATTGGCAACATTGTTTCTACACCATTTTAAAACAGATGAATTAGAAGTGCTATTGAAACAATTAGCATCCAAAGCAAAATTAGGATTAGTCATTAACGATTTGCATAGAAGCGAAGTGGCGTATGGGCTTTTTAAATTATTAAGCTTGGTGATTTCTAACCAGATGATTATAGACGACGGCTTAACATCTATTCTTAGGGCTTTTAAAAGAAAAGATTTAGAAAACCTCAACCAAAAACTAAACCTCAAATCAGAAATCCGTTGGAAATGGGCATTCCGCTACCAATGGTTAATTAAAAAATAA